From the Colletotrichum lupini chromosome 1, complete sequence genome, the window AGGGAAAAAAGAAGACATTTCTCCTTCAAAGTTTACACTACCACGACTACCTAGTGTCTTGTACGCCTTTTTCCCTTCCATCCATCcaatccatccatccatcctctTGCCCACCCCTGTTCCCTTTCGCCCTGCAATACGCTCGACCCGACCTAGTCTTCTGCCCTGCCAGCGCGCCATGCCTTTCTTTGATACCAGCCTGCCAGGGGGTGCTCTTGCACCCTTAAGGGTCCAAAGGCAAAAAGTCCCTCGAAGGCATCTCCCTGTACCTACACCGTTCCTGTGTAGCGAGACAACGTCTCTCTTTCTCAATCTCTCTCtgtctgccgctgccgctaccgctgctgctgctaagCTGGTCTACCACCCTGGCGGTGGCAGCTCCGATGGTGTGGTCTAGACTCTTCTATTTCGCGCAGCAAGTGTGGCCACTACTGCGCGAATGGGTGCCACCGCGGGATCCCGGAAGAAGGGGCCCTGCTAGGCTCTCCGTCTCTTCTGGAATGGATTTTTTTTTCGTTTGGTAAGGTACTTGATGATGTGTATGGCGAAGCCAGACTGGATGAGAGTGTAGATGCAAGTTTGCATCATGATACATGATATGTGGCTGacgggctttttttttttccctcttcacTCTCACGACTCCACGAGTCACACTCACACTCTGTTCGCTCAGATCATATGCCATGCGGGCTGCGGACCTGCTATAGCCCACGCATACATACATACTGTAGATCAATAGTATGGAATCCTTCCCTCGCTCGAAATGTCTCAGTTGCTTTCGAGGTCTCCCTCCGGCTCTAGTCATGTCATGCTAGACGAAAAGCATCTTGTCTGGAAGGGGTCGCCGGCGTATACGAGAAGCAGCctgtgctgctgctgtgcaTGATTCTATTCCCCCCTTCCTCTGTTATTTCACTCAAACTTCTGATATACCGTCCCTCTTGGGGGTTTTAGAGGCAACTAAACACTCGTGGGCGCGATGTAAACGGCCGCCTGTCCTTATATCAGCCACCAAAACGCGGCCATGTGTCTTTGTCTTATCCCCCGCCGGAGGGCTAAAGCAAGCATACAAGTCAGTGTTTGTCGTTTCTCACTTTTGACGAGAATCGTCATATCACACCACACACTTCTTCAACCCCCTTCCCCTGGTCATGGCGGCGCCGCCAACTATTCCTAATATCGCTCTTCTTGCGGGATGAGATGGACGGGACGGGGACTGAGAGATAATTTGACCTGATTTTGCCCTGATTGAATAAACTGCCAGGGCAGAGAAAAACAAGAGTGCCGAAGCCTCGTGTAGTCTAGTCTATCAGACGAAGATGAAATAGCTTGCTGAATACCTGGATACCTGGGCAGCTGAGAAGCCCTGGGTTTTGACAACCAGAGAGACTACCTACGCAGTATGTAATGTAGTCTTACATCAGCATGTAGTAGATTGATACTATTACGCTATCGACGAGATGGGTCAAGTGCTGTTTTCCTTGGCTTTGCTCTTTTCGCcgccctcttttttcgcccgtGCTCACACGCACCGTAAACGTAAACTTTCGTTGAGTGTTTTCCTTGGGTCCTACCGCCATGTGACCGATGTTCGGTTTTGCTTACCTTAGCTTTTGCCTCACTTTCTGGTGAACCCCCAGTTTGGCTAAAGGAACCCTTGCTTGGCGTGCGTAGTGTTTTTTCTTTCCCCCAAagacgggggggggggatgaTGAGTGCGACGGAGAGGCGCAGACATGCACACACGCACTCTTTCCCTTTTTCCCTCTCACCGCGCTAGAATCCTGCAGAAGGGCGTTCTCTCCGAAACTCCGAAAGGTTGTTGAGTCTCCAAGGCGGGCGTTGGAGAAGAGTTGAGCAACGTTAGTGTACCAGAGAGAAGGGTGGTGGTTTGGCTACTGCATAAAAGAGGCTTTTGCTCGGCTGGCTAGCGGGTTAATTGGTGGTTTacggtgtgtgtgtgtgctcGGGAATCGGGATAATGTTCCTTCAAAAGGTGAAGACTTGAACCGACCACGAACCGTGGACTGCAGAGAGTCACAGACtgactttttttcttttcttttttgcaTGTGTAGTTCTGTGTAGTGTCTGCGAGTGTGACTGTGCGTGGTCACGGtggtgtggtggtggtggttgctGGCTGAATTTATTCCCGATGCGTTTCTGGTTTGTGCCTGTGTAACCTCTCCCGCGACTAGCGATCGGTGGAACCGTCGAGACCACGCGCGTGACACGTGTGACGGGATCCGGGTCGGGGATCGCCTCGCATCGCCCGCGTACCGGATGCGACGCTCTCTTGGGGGAGGTTATTTTGCTCACTGTGAGGTTTCGGCAGAAAGGATTATGTTTACCCAACCGGATACACTAGGACAGAACAGTAGATACATCTGCTACTGCAAAACACACCGCTCATGTAATACTTCTtctttcccttttttttcacaaaaataagcgctatagctGCTACGGTAAATTTTCTTTGCTTAGCGTGGTTTATGTTGTGTCATGTCGTTGTCTGTTCTCCCCATCTACCGTCTCAACTCATGATCGCAGATCGTAGAACTATGGAATCATGGAATCATACGGATCGCCCTCTCACAACCACAGACGTCCTGGTATACGTCGTGACGCCTTAGTAGTTCTCGTGTTGGGGGCATAGCGTCCGATCGACGATGTGGCGTCCCCGTGTTCAGGGGGTTTTCCTCTCCCACCCAAGCCCTCTAACTTCTAAGAGTAAAACTACACGAATAGTGCACTGGAGGGTTTTTGTCTTTTGGATTTCCCTGGGACCCAAGGTCCCAAGCAGCGCCACGCACGACCACGGCAAGCCAAGGACAGGAGGGACAGGACCCAGATCCGGAAGCGCCGCGCCGTTGTGTTCAGTTTGCGGGAGCTTGCGCCGACAAGGTTTGGCGCCGTCTTGCGATCGTCTTACACGGCACGGCACACACGGACACGCGCCTGGCTCGTTGACCCTGTCCCAAAGATACGGTCTGGCAGTGGTCGGGTGCTGCAGCAGCGCGTTCTGATCGGACAAGAGTCCGGGCGTTTTGTGCCAAATGACAAATCAAATCCGAATGTGAGCCTGGAAAAAAAAACCCGTCTTGATGATCCTTGCGGTCCGATGCGGTCCAGCTGAGATCTCGTCGCAAACTTTCGTGATGAGCAAAAGTTAATGAAAAGAGGGCAAATAATCAGTGTGTATGATGATGTATGATGTACCTCAAAACTTGGACCTTCCAATCGTCGGGCGATCGGGATGTCTCTTTTTCCATGAAGCCTCGCAATTTCCCTGCCGATTGGAGTCTGGAGTCTGGACCTGCTCTGACTCTCTTTCAACCACCACACCCTGGTTCATGCAATTATACCCAAAAGGCTGTTGAGAAATGATGCTGGCAATGCTGGATTCAGAGCGCACACACATGGAATCCACACTTGATGACACGGCACATCTCCCACGGCACACCCAATGCTGCTGCATTTCGCGAAAGTGGGCTCTCCCCTCCTTTTCGATAACCGGCTACATCCGTCATGTTCTGCATCTGCACCCATCTGCCGGGACTACATACAACCACCCACGGATAATTTTGGCTCGTAAAGATGGATGGGTTGCAAAGATCAGAGGGGgcagggagggggggggccGAGAGGGGGGTGACATGAGGCGGGGACAGACGACAGAGAGACAGACACAACGAACGAGAGGCTACTGCTGCTGAGTGGAGGGAACAAGAAAATGTGGTCTTCTATTTGGGCACACACGATCACTATGTGCCGTTGATGATGCTTCTCTTTTGTCATACCTAGGACGCCATACCACCATGAAGAAGTAAAaatcaaaaaaaaaaatccggTCCCAATGAGCCCCTGCCAAGCCCGCCCACACACGTCTCTTCATGTCGGATCATCGGGTTGGAGAAGAGCGACTGACCATGACATCTTCTCCAAAGTGATTTGCCCGCCGTGTGCCCTGGTCCCAGGCTGTGTAACAACAGCAAGAAAAAAATTGCTGAAGTTCGTAGTCGCAAGACGGGGGAGAATTTCTCCCCATCACAACCGAAAAACTGAGCCCCAAAAGGGAGGCTTTCGAACAACACACGCACCCCCCCTGGTCCGGTAGGCCGGTGCCCCCGCCGCGATGGAGGCGACCCTCGCCAAAAAATCACGATCGAActgggggaagggggggccTTTCGGGCCTCCAAAATCCCAAAATCGGATCACTCTGAGTTTTTCTCTTCATTAGGTCCCCAGGGCCTTAGCGTAATCGCAACCTTGGCGAAAAAGGTAGGGGTAGGTAagtgggtggtggtgggtgTAAGATTGTGAGAATTGAGCTCTTTGGGACTTGGGTTTGCCGTTTCTGCGCTCGAATCGAGCGGAGTGCATGACCGCGCGCTCGCGCACGCTGGCTGCTCACCGACCATTCTTCATGGCCTCCTTTCTGCGCTTCTTCTCCGAAGCCCGGACCAGGGCGGTCTTGACGATTCCGTCGTCGAACGTGTCAATGTCGTAGTAGACGGGTGCGATTTCCTGGTAAGATCCATATTAGTTATGGGGTTCTTCGATGCAATGGATAGGACGAGGCAAGTGCCGAAGAATGCAGGACAGGGGGGGCTGAAAGAAGCAAGAGATCGATCGTAGGAATCCACATGGGAGTAAGCGGCAAGAGGAGGGAAAAGGCAAGTGGTATTGTTCGAATGGTAAAAGGAGCAAGGGCTTTGCTTACAAGTAGCCACTCTGGCCTGATTCCGGTGCATGTACGAATGTACTGCTTGGAGGTGAGGACGAATTCGTTGTAAAGGACCCATTCGTAGTCGGTCTTGAGGACCGTGGAGGGATGCATCATGACTGCCTGATCGTCCTTGATGGTACGGTAAACCTTGCCCGAGCTCTCCCTCATGGCAACCTGCATGAAGAAGCCCGAAAGGAGCGCACGCCGGATGTTGGTGTAGTAGTTCTTGTCCTCAAAGGGGGTCGACACGAGCTCGAGGTCAGACTTCTCCATGATGCGCTTCAGCTGCGCACGAACGTTGTCGGCACTGCTGAGGTGACGGAAGGAGAGGAAGTGCTCGTGACACCACCTCTTGGGGTCCACGTCGGGCTGGTTTGCCGTGCCCTTGAAGGCGTGGTACGCGTTGAGGAGCGTGAGATGATCGCCTTCAGGGTGCGAGAATTGCGCCTTCATCTCGTCGGCACGCTTACGCTGAGCGGCGGGGCGGACCCAGATCTGAGGGATAGAGAGTAGAGAGACGATGGACAGAATCTCGTTGGAGCAGTAAAATTCGGGCGAGGAGATAAGCATGACTGCCAAAGCTGGGTCCAAGGGGAACTCGGAGGCGAGACTTCCGAGGGTGGTCAGCTCACCATCGTCGTCAAGGCATGCGAGGTAGTTCAGCTCCTCAAGGGCACGCATCATGGTCTCCGGCGCAGGAGGGTCCATGAGATCGAAGTGAACGAGATCCTGGACGCCAAGCTTCTTCAGTTCCAGAACCGTGTTGGCCAAGTTGGAACGCAGAATCTCGGGATGTGTCTGCTCGATGAGCTCCTTCTTGAAGGCCTGCTCGGTGTAGAGACGGAAGCACTTTCCGGGCTTTGTACGACCAGCACGACCGGCACGCTGCTGGGCGGAGGCCTTGGAGATGGGAGAGACCAAGAGAGACTCGACACGGATGCGCGGGTTGTAGATCTTTTGCTTGCTGAAGCCGGGATCTACGACATAGACGATACCGTCAATGGTCAAAGACGTCTCGGCAATATTGGTTGCCACGATGACCTTGCGTCCTGGCCGGCCGCCCTTCTTGTACGGAGCCGGAGCCTTGTCGAAGATCTTTTGCTGCTGGTGCGGTGGCAGAGTACCGTAGAGCGGGTAAACCACCAACGGGCCCGCGTCTATTTCTCGTGTCATCTCGTCGGCCTCGAGGTTGATCTTCCGGCAGGCATCCTCAATCTCCTCCTCACCGGTCAAGAACAGTAGAATATCGCCCTCTCCTTCGGAGGCATGGATCTGCAATACTGTTCGAATGGCAGCCTCGACATAGTCCCTCTCGGGCTCGGGGGTGTAGAAGATCTCGACGGGATGGGTACGACCGGGAACGGCGAGAAGAGGCGCATCGTTGAAGTAGCGCTGGAACTTTTGGGCATCGAGGGTGGCGGACATGACCACGATCTTGAGGTCGGGGCGGCGGGCGGCGATCTGCTTGAGCAGGGCCATCAGGATATCGGTGGCGAGAGTACGCTCGTGGGCCTCGTCGAGAATGATACAGCTATAACGCGACATCTCGTGGTCGTGGATAGCTTCTCGGAGAAGCATACCGTCGGTCATGTACTTGAGAATCGTGTTGGGGCTGGTTCTGTCCTCGAAACGAATGCTGTATCCGACCTCCTCGCCAAGATTAACGTCCATCTCGTCGGCAACACGCTGTGCGACGGACATGGCGGCAACACGGCGAGGCTGAGTGCAGGCAACCATCTTGCGGTTGAGCTGAGGGAGCTCGTCAAACACGACATATTGGGGGATCTGGGTCGTCTTTCCGGAACCGGTCTCACCGACGAAGACGAGGATTTGGGTAGAGTGGTACTTCTCGAGGAACTCTTCTCTGTTGGAGGGATGGTCAGTAAGCTGGAAAGTTTTCTAGATAAGACTCCGAGATAGACGTACCTCTGCTTCGTGACGGGAAGATCGCGACGCGCTTCCAGGATCTGGAAGTACTTTTGCGAGTGAGGGCGACCGGTGAAGGCGTTGTCGTCGAGGTCTTCAATCTTCTCGTGCTGCTTCGATGTTGTGGCGCGTGGTTTGAAACCGTAAAATGGTGAGCTGGCATCAATGGTGCCCTCCTCGGACTTGACACCGTTCTCCTCCTTCATATGCGCCAAGTAGGGGTTATACTTGGGCTCGTACTCTTCCTCCTTCTTGACCTTCTTCCTGCTTCCTTCTCTGTCGGCGCTCAGGCGCTTCGATCCCTTATCCTCGAAGTCGGCCATTGTGGTCGCAAATTCCCCGTTTCGGTACGAAAGGGTGGTGGACGGGAAAGGGGTTGAGAGAGATGTTTGGTTGAAGTTGCGGCCCGTGGATTCGACGTCGACGAGGTCAAACTCGGGAGGCGATTCCAAGCGAGGCTCCCAGAAACTTTTTGTTGTCGCGGGAAAAATTTGGGTGGGTATGAGCACGGGCCAATAAGAAGGTGGGATGATAAGATAAGCTAAACTCATGCATTGGACGTACCGTACGAAGGATCTCACACACTGATCATGAGACATTGAGTGACTGAGAGCGTGAGACTTTACATGGCTATAAACCTGACAAAGAATACCTTAAGTTTGCTGGAACTCATTCAAAATCATCTCGAACATATTTGTATGTAATATAGCTCACTCTGAGTGATTTACTAGAAGTTGCCCTCTCAGAGAAGGTATATCATAAACTCATCGAATAGACCAAGATGCAAGAATGTAAAGTGTACTTTCCTGACAGCGGGCACTGTCTCCTCTCACACTCTCTTCAGGGTCCAGAGTGCAACCAATGGCACCGGGTCGCATCTCGCAAAATCTGGTGCTTTTTTAACCTCTTGGGGGGGTAACCAACAGCCTGACTTCTCAAATCACACAACATCAGGTTGCAACTGCTCTGAGTGCAACTTCTGCGATCTCTCAGCCCATCGTTTTTCTGAGCACAAACAAACTACCAAGAATGATTTGCTGACCACAAATCGTCTTGTACTCCCTTGtcatatcctcttttttccaAAGCGCCAGGGTCTTGACCAGCTGGTAACCGCTTTTTGCACAACTGTCGCGTGGGGTATTTGTGCGCTGAGCAATTACACCATTCACAAGTCCTCTTTAGGCAACACAAGACACTACAGCCTGAATAGTCTCAATATCTACCATGGACGGCAGCAACTTCAACCAAATCCGGCCTGTTTTCAGCCTTGGTCAGCATGATTCTCAGAGGGATCAGCCTCTTGATGATCTTCAGTATGGCCAGATTCTGAACGCTGGTGTAAGTCCATTTCTGAGACCCAAATTTCTTTCATTTTCAATTGTCACTCACTAAGCTTTGACTCCAGGTCAACTTTGTGACGGCACCCATCACCAACAAGCACTTCCATACACGGGTAAAGGACCTTGTTTCCCAGCATCTCGCCAAAGCGAAGAAGGGACTCGCTTCACTGGCGGACGCCGTGGTGCCTCCTTTGACCCCCAAGGACACCTCCCTCTTCCCCAGCCATGCTGTCACCACTTACATCGCCTACGCCAGTCCCTGGATCGACTTGGCCTCGGTCGATCCTGCTGTGGCCAGCATTTCTCGACAGGTCCTGAATCTCGAGATTGCCTACGCCAACTTTTGTGGTGTCCGGAGCATCATCATTCCCGGCCCCAGGAGAGACGCCTCCAAGAATGGCGGAAACCAGGGTCTGTCTCAATATGCCAGAGCTGTGCAGGAGGCAATGACCATTGCGTCGCGCCTCAACTTCATTATCCACATCCCCATGTACCGGGAGCCGGGCCTGGAGGAGAGCGTAGAGCTCCTGTCGACTTTGTCAGAGGTGCCTCACCCCGAGAACAGCAAGGAGATCGACATCTACAGCGCATGGGACTCTTGGCACACTGTCCGCTCAGTCTGCGAATACAGCATGCGCCTGTATGTTGGTAAGACATCTTTTTCTCATTCTGTTATCCTAAAAATGGACACTGACTAGCATCGACAGCCATTCGCGTTCCCAGAGCTCTGCCTGAAAAGTCCCTCCAGGAGAAGTGGTTCGCCGAGCCCTTGCACTTCCTCTCCCTCAACGGGAACGCATTCTCCAAGAACAAGACCGGACACCCCGCCCTGCCCAAGGCCCATCAGGACATGATCTTCAACTACATGCGCCTCAAGAACGCGCCCTGGCTGCTACTTAGCGATGTCGGTCCGGATACCGCCTCGCTGACGGCAGAGGCACAGCTCCAGGCCGTCAGTCTCGGAAACCAGGTCCCTACCTCCGCAGACTTCCCTCCCCTGGGCGAAACTCCCACTCTCGCCACGGACTCTCTCAAGTCGTTCCGCACCTACGTGGTGTACCTCAAGTGGCTCGAGATGCAGCAGCGCCCGCTGTCCTACCTGGAGCAGACCACGCTCACCAGCTTCCAGGACTGGCTCCAGTCGCCCCTGCAACCTCTGTCCGACAACCTGGAGTCGGCCACGTATGAGGTGTTCGAGGGTGACCCGGTCAAGTACAACCAGTACGAGGCTGCTTGCACGGAGGCTCTGGCAGAGTGGCACCAGCTGGGTAGAGCTACCTCTTCCAAGGACGGCGCCGTAGTCATTGCCGTCGTCGGCTCCGGCCGCGGTCCTCTCGTGACGAGAGCCCTTAAGGCCAGCGAGGCGACCGGCGTCCCTGTCCAAGTCTGGGCCGTGGAGAAGAACCCCAATGCATACGTCTACCTCCTCAGACAGAACGAGATGATCTGGGGCGGCAAGGTTACCGTCGTCAAGACAGACATGCGCGCCTGGAAGGGTCCCCTCGTCTCGGGCACCCCCGAAAACAACCCGGTCTACGGCAAGGTGGACATTCTGGTATCCGAGCTGCTCGGCTCCTTCGCAGACAACGAGCTCTCGCCGGAGTGCCTCGACGGCGTCCAGCACGTCCTGGCGCCCGGCGGCATCTCGATCCCCGAGTCCTACACGGCGCACATGAGCCCCATTGCGACGCCGCGCATCCACGCCGACCTCCTCACCAGGGTCCCCACGGAGCCCAACGCCTTCGACACCCCCTGGGTGGTGCGCCTCTTCGCCCTTGACTTCGCCGCCATGCGCGTGCCCGGTCACCCGCGCTTCCAGCAGGCGTGGGAGTTCTCCCACCCGGTCTCCGAGGCCACGCTCAAGCAGATCGAGACGAGACGCGCCGGCGGCGTCATGGGCGGCGGAGGCGGTAGCATGGCGGGTGCTGTTGGCGCCAACGACCACAACTCGCGCTTCTGCCATCTCACGTTCGTATGCCCCACAAGGGGTGTCATCCACGGTTTGGCCGGGTACTTTGAGTCCGTCCTCTACGCGCCTCAGACCGGCGACAGAGAAAAGGTGGAAATCAGCACGCATCCCGAGCTGATTGACCGCAAGAGCAAGGACATGATCTCGTGGTTCCCCATCTTCTTCCCCATCAAGGTGAGCAAAAACAAAGGCCCCAATTTTCTCATGCAATTTGGACAAATTTCACTGACATTCACAGCAACCGATCTACTACCCTGCCGACACTGAATTGGAGGTCACGATGTGGCGCCAGACGGATGATTCGCGGGTGTGGTACGAGTGGCTCATCGAGGCGTACACGTGGGTGAGCGAGACACAGCGCATCAAGGTAGCGTCGTCGGATCTCTGCAGTAGTCGCAAGGTTGCTTGTCTTATGTAAGTATTTGCGGAAAAAAAAGTGGTGGTACCAAAAGGGGGCACTGGAGGCGCCGACAATGGTGTACGccccttttcttcttcttctataGTTGCTGCGAAAGGAGTAGAGAGATGGTTCTTTCTTGCGCAGCGCGACCTGGCGGTATTCAACCTGACTTGGGGGGGACACTGCAAACTCCGTTCCATCGCCGGCCTTTTTGTGGATTCGTTTTGATTGCTCCAAGCTCATCGTGAAAATCAATATCCCTTTCCGCCCGCCCTTTCTCTGAGTCAAGACCAAAGTACGTGAGGGCGATTTCCCAGGTTATGTCGATGTTTGTTCCGCTCGTGGTCTTTCCGCTCGTTGTGGGAGGGATGCTCTTCCCGCTCAACCGTCCATCTTGACGTCGCCGTTCTCGCCTTGTTTCGCGCCGCGGATCCAGAGAACGTTGTTACACCTGTCAGTGCGTTCAGTCAGTCAACACAACTTCGTCTCGAGGGGGTTATCGTATGTGACATGGGAAGAGAGGGGAAGTGGTTCGTGTGCGGTCGAATGATGGTCGCGTACCGAATCAAAACCTGGCCCAAAGCTCCCGTCATCTTCTGGTCAATGTACTCCTCGGCGCCGCTGAGCTGGACGTTCATGTAGCTGTCGATGCTGACCAACTTTCCCTTGTATTCGGTCTCGCCCCACTTGAGTCTGATGACGACGTCCTGGTTGACACTGCGCAAGTATGAAATGTTAGCACGCTGAACAAGCTTTGTCTATCGAGGAAAGAGGATGCCTGGCGATCGTGAAGGGCGTTGGCATTGGAGAGGCGCGTTTCGCGGACGTAGATGAGGACGTACAGGTCTTGCAGCATAGGCCGCGGGTTAATGGGCACGAACTGCGAGGCAGAAAAGGTTTGTTAGCTTATTGCATCCTATAGAATGTCGAAATTGAAGGGGAAAAGGGGGTTGCATACGCTCATGGTGGGCGATTCGAGGGTGAGATACAGCCCATGTAATGTGTAGATGGGGGGAAGTTTGCGCGGGAGTCGAGGCTGCGATGCGTGAGGCTCGTCCTTCTCTCAATTGGGGCCAATTTTTAGGCGGGCACAGTGCACCTGAGGTTGCTACAGTGGTGTGAGGCTGTCGGAAAATCATCGGGTCCACTGTAAGGGACCGCCTGGCGATGCAACCCAAAAAATCCGGGGGATTTTTGGAGCACTGGCCTCCTTTTGTTTCTCCTGTCGCAAGCTGTTTATTGATCAGAGTCTGATGGTCTCATTCGAGTCTTCGTGGCACATATCGAACCTAACACATCGGGTCATCTGAGATCAACCTTTGATCCTCATATGATCGAACGAACACCGTGTAAACGCCTACCTTTAGGCGTATGCTCTGGGTTTATGTGGCGATATCCTACCTCATAGCTTGACTGACGTCTGCTGCATCTGTATGTGGACATCAAATCAAAGCTAAGAATGATGATAGATCACGAGGTAAGTTGAGGTTTCGGATAAGGGTCGGCAAGATGAGATCAATCAGGGTGTATTCGAGACCTGAGCAATCGACGCCTTTGGACCATAATGCTCTCACTAAATGGTATCATGTGAGAAATTATTGTTGGCGCGTGGAAGCTTCTTCTTTCCATGGGCAGCTAAATTCATCGATGTTGAGTACATCGATCTTACCCGCGTAATGTGATCTGTGCCTTCGCCTGAGATGCATAAAGCAAATTGGCTTGATGAACTGAAATCGCGATGAAGGTCGTGAAAAGAAGGATGCTACAGTGTATATGTCTCGAAAAGAAAACCACCACTCTGGCAAGATGAGAAACTATCGATTAAATCGCTGCGGGAAACTTGGTTGGTGAATGCTTTGAAGCTCATGAAGTCCAATCTAGCATCATCTCGTGTCCTGATGCTGCTATGAAAATTTCGCGGGTACAGCCGAACCTCAGTCAACCTCCGCCTTACAACAACCACACCCCCAGTGACCACCCAAAATGGCCACACAAACATTTGAGACCAACGGCGTCCGAATCGCCGTTGAGGGATGCGTAAGCCTTTGCAATGAACACATCTTACACGCAAATGTTCTCCCACTGACAAATCCTGATAGGGCCACGGCACCCTCAACGCCATCTACGCTGCCGTCGAGGCCTCCTGCACGGCCCGTGGCTGGGACGGCGTTGATCTCCTCATCATCGGCGGCGACTTCCAAGCCGCCCGCAATGCCGCCGACCTGACGGTCATGTCCGTCCCCGCAAAGTACCGCGAGCTCGGCGATTTCTGGGAGTACTACGCCGGCCATCGCACCGCGCCGTACCTGACCGTCTTCGCGGGCGGCAACCACGAGGCCGCCAGCCACATGTGGGAGCTCTTCTACGGCGGCTGGGCCGCGCCCAACATCTACTACCTCGGCGCCGCCAACGTCCTGCGCCTGGGCCCGCTGCGCATCGCGGGCATGAGCGGCATCTGGAAGGGCTTTGACTATCGCAAGGGCCACCACGAGAGGCTGCCCATGGGCCCGGACGAGATCAAGAGCTTCTATCACATCAGGGAGGTGGATGTGAGAAAGTTGCTACTGTTGAGGGAGCAGGTTGACGTCGGCATCAGCCACGACTGGCCACGGGCGATCGAGAGGTGGGGTGACGAGAAGGCGCTGTGGAGGATGAAGCCGGATTTCGAGAGGGAGTCCATGGATGGCACACTGGGCAACGTTGCGGCGGAGTATGTCTGCGATCGGCTCAGGCCACCGTATTGGTTCTCCGCGCATTTGCACTGTAAGTTTGCGGCGTTGAAGATTTACAAGGATGAGGAGGCGACTACGAAGGAGGCACCAGAGGGAGCTGCGGCCTCAGCTACGGCCCCGGCTGCGGCACACGAGCCGGTTCAAGCACCGGATAATCCAGACGAGATCGACCTGGACGGAGACGAAGAGATCACGGACGCACCCGCCGTTTCGGCACCAGCACAAACAAACCCCAACGAAATCGAtctcgacgacgatgacgatgacgagCAGCCTACCGCACCTACACAAACACAGCCCAGCAAAGAAGTAACAGAAAAAGCTCCCAACACCAAAACCTCCGTCCCCGAAGACATCCGCGCCCAACTCCCCGCCTCCTTCGCCAAACCCAAGCCCCAGCCGAAAAGAACACCGGGCCAGCCCGTCCCGCCAACAATCACGAACAAGCAGGTCAACTTCCTCGCCCTCGACAAGTGTCTCCCGCGCCGCCACTTCCTTCAGCTCCTTGAAGCCCGCCCCCACAACATCCTGCCCGCCGACCAACCGGCCCCGACGCGACCCTTCCGCCTGCAGTACGACCCGGAATGGCTCGCCATCACGCGCGTCTTCCACCCCACGCTCGTCATCGGCGACGAAGCGGCCCACCAGCAGCCGAGCCCGGACCTGGGCGAGGCACACTACGCGCCGCTCATCGACGCCGAGCGCCGCTGGGTTGAGGAGAACATCGTTCAGAAGGGCAAGCTTGACGTCCCG encodes:
- a CDS encoding helicase associated domain-containing protein, with amino-acid sequence MSHDHFWEPRLESPPEFDLVDVESTGRNFNQTSLSTPFPSTTLSYRNGEFATTMADFEDKGSKRLSADREGSRKKVKKEEEYEPKYNPYLAHMKEENGVKSEEGTIDASSPFYGFKPRATTSKQHEKIEDLDDNAFTGRPHSQKYFQILEARRDLPVTKQREEFLEKYHSTQILVFVGETGSGKTTQIPQYVVFDELPQLNRKMVACTQPRRVAAMSVAQRVADEMDVNLGEEVGYSIRFEDRTSPNTILKYMTDGMLLREAIHDHEMSRYSCIILDEAHERTLATDILMALLKQIAARRPDLKIVVMSATLDAQKFQRYFNDAPLLAVPGRTHPVEIFYTPEPERDYVEAAIRTVLQIHASEGEGDILLFLTGEEEIEDACRKINLEADEMTREIDAGPLVVYPLYGTLPPHQQQKIFDKAPAPYKKGGRPGRKVIVATNIAETSLTIDGIVYVVDPGFSKQKIYNPRIRVESLLVSPISKASAQQRAGRAGRTKPGKCFRLYTEQAFKKELIEQTHPEILRSNLANTVLELKKLGVQDLVHFDLMDPPAPETMMRALEELNYLACLDDDGELTTLGSLASEFPLDPALAVMLISSPEFYCSNEILSIVSLLSIPQIWVRPAAQRKRADEMKAQFSHPEGDHLTLLNAYHAFKGTANQPDVDPKRWCHEHFLSFRHLSSADNVRAQLKRIMEKSDLELVSTPFEDKNYYTNIRRALLSGFFMQVAMRESSGKVYRTIKDDQAVMMHPSTVLKTDYEWVLYNEFVLTSKQYIRTCTGIRPEWLLEIAPVYYDIDTFDDGIVKTALVRASEKKRRKEAMKNGR
- a CDS encoding PRMT5 arginine-N-methyltransferase, with the translated sequence MDGSNFNQIRPVFSLGQHDSQRDQPLDDLQYGQILNAGVNFVTAPITNKHFHTRVKDLVSQHLAKAKKGLASLADAVVPPLTPKDTSLFPSHAVTTYIAYASPWIDLASVDPAVASISRQVLNLEIAYANFCGVRSIIIPGPRRDASKNGGNQGLSQYARAVQEAMTIASRLNFIIHIPMYREPGLEESVELLSTLSEVPHPENSKEIDIYSAWDSWHTVRSVCEYSMRLYVAIRVPRALPEKSLQEKWFAEPLHFLSLNGNAFSKNKTGHPALPKAHQDMIFNYMRLKNAPWLLLSDVGPDTASLTAEAQLQAVSLGNQVPTSADFPPLGETPTLATDSLKSFRTYVVYLKWLEMQQRPLSYLEQTTLTSFQDWLQSPLQPLSDNLESATYEVFEGDPVKYNQYEAACTEALAEWHQLGRATSSKDGAVVIAVVGSGRGPLVTRALKASEATGVPVQVWAVEKNPNAYVYLLRQNEMIWGGKVTVVKTDMRAWKGPLVSGTPENNPVYGKVDILVSELLGSFADNELSPECLDGVQHVLAPGGISIPESYTAHMSPIATPRIHADLLTRVPTEPNAFDTPWVVRLFALDFAAMRVPGHPRFQQAWEFSHPVSEATLKQIETRRAGGVMGGGGGSMAGAVGANDHNSRFCHLTFVCPTRGVIHGLAGYFESVLYAPQTGDREKVEISTHPELIDRKSKDMISWFPIFFPIKQPIYYPADTELEVTMWRQTDDSRVWYEWLIEAYTWVSETQRIKVASSDLCSSRKVACLM
- a CDS encoding LSM domain-containing protein — its product is MSFVPINPRPMLQDLVNQDVVIRLKWGETEYKGKLVSIDSYMNVQLSGAEEYIDQKMTGALGQVLIRCNNVLWIRGAKQGENGDVKMDG